In Anaerolineae bacterium, a genomic segment contains:
- a CDS encoding DUF2029 domain-containing protein, producing the protein MRIPFRNLGARERLNLILAAIASFYLAIIAYFLYASVPLAPVGADYIIFWSAGYVANFMGYDRIYDLDLLTKVQVAFVPVLKDLDFPLIFFYLPAFVLPFQAFALLPPVLSFLLWSLLNFLALVLYLAFFARKASASEKGLLVMLLLSLPVFYNFFWGQVNVWLVICVGEFMRALWEDRPWKAGAWLAGLLL; encoded by the coding sequence GCGTCTTAACCTCATTTTAGCGGCCATCGCCAGCTTTTACCTTGCCATTATAGCCTATTTCCTGTATGCTTCGGTTCCTCTTGCCCCGGTAGGCGCAGATTACATAATCTTCTGGAGCGCGGGTTATGTTGCGAATTTCATGGGTTACGACAGGATATACGACCTTGACCTTCTCACAAAAGTGCAGGTCGCCTTTGTTCCTGTGTTGAAAGACCTTGATTTTCCTCTCATTTTCTTTTACTTGCCGGCTTTCGTTTTGCCTTTTCAGGCTTTTGCTCTCCTGCCTCCGGTGCTGAGTTTTCTTCTGTGGTCCCTTCTTAACTTTTTAGCTCTGGTCCTTTACCTTGCATTTTTTGCCCGGAAAGCCTCGGCTTCAGAAAAAGGGCTGTTAGTCATGCTTCTTCTTTCTCTCCCGGTTTTCTACAATTTCTTCTGGGGGCAGGTTAACGTCTGGCTTGTCATCTGCGTTGGGGAGTTCATGCGGGCTTTATGGGAAGATAGGCCCTGGAAAGCTGGAGCTTGGCTTGCCGGGTTGCTTTTA
- a CDS encoding glycosyltransferase 87 family protein: CVGEFMRALWEDRPWKAGAWLAGLLLKPQTLVLILPALVLARKFRVIVGFVLTFLALLLLSWLISGPEGFKGMLSLWLKAGTYGFETGVECMMNWRALGMYLDALVFPLGRVVAGFGMAFTAALVLYLWVGFRPRDEKAISIPLLGTIAGTMAFTWHSHYHTAMLLLPPLISLAGVMPSRLMRAWVLAPPVTLFMVYVTGALFVLAGGTLPESFGCPIFLVLFLVLHLWLLLWAVEQKRKAIGS, encoded by the coding sequence TCTGCGTTGGGGAGTTCATGCGGGCTTTATGGGAAGATAGGCCCTGGAAAGCTGGAGCTTGGCTTGCCGGGTTGCTTTTGAAACCGCAAACTCTGGTTTTGATTTTGCCTGCTCTGGTTCTGGCCAGAAAGTTCAGAGTGATTGTAGGATTTGTTCTGACCTTTCTGGCTCTGCTTCTGCTTTCATGGCTCATAAGCGGTCCCGAAGGATTCAAAGGGATGCTCAGCCTCTGGCTTAAAGCTGGAACGTATGGTTTTGAAACAGGGGTGGAGTGCATGATGAACTGGCGTGCGCTTGGTATGTATCTGGACGCTTTGGTTTTTCCCTTGGGACGGGTTGTAGCGGGGTTTGGGATGGCTTTTACAGCGGCTTTAGTCCTTTACCTGTGGGTGGGATTTCGCCCGCGGGATGAAAAAGCCATTTCCATCCCTCTTCTGGGGACCATTGCGGGCACAATGGCTTTTACCTGGCATTCGCACTATCACACAGCCATGCTTCTTCTGCCTCCTTTGATAAGCCTTGCTGGGGTTATGCCTTCGAGGCTTATGAGGGCATGGGTGTTAGCTCCGCCGGTGACCCTGTTTATGGTTTATGTTACTGGTGCTCTTTTTGTTTTAGCTGGTGGAACCTTGCCGGAATCTTTTGGTTGTCCAATTTTTCTGGTCCTTTTTCTTGTCCTTCACCTTTGGTTACTTTTGTGGGCTGTAGAACAAAAAAGAAAGGCGATCGGCTCTTAG